A genome region from Tenebrio molitor chromosome 4, icTenMoli1.1, whole genome shotgun sequence includes the following:
- the LOC138129435 gene encoding probable multidrug resistance-associated protein lethal(2)03659, giving the protein MDNNCPRNCHPKNNSNFLSHFLFYWQLKILVKSWKGKFSVEDVVVPIKEHESTQLGDKLESLWEKEVKSSKNPSLQRVLVKMFGLEFALYGLLYFPLDLAVCLLPPVFLKTIINYFTPNQTSTTKQQALLGGLIIVLSIFLRALIFHIMVLELSSFGLKIRIACCSLVYRKLLKLKCATIQKVSLGRIVNMLSNDAERLDNGFTFLHQIWSGPIKMVAAIGFLIFSYGYNSTVGLTAPVVYLLVQIFISKQIFAGRIRVAGKTDYRIRLLSDIINGIRVIKMFAWEKPFSKLINNARRFEIKEIKKAIFFTVTNYTFSTYLQKISVFLCIVTVIQSHDPLTPQYLFPVMTIFETLRFNISLMSWAVIKISECMVSFRRIQKLLLLEHSKEKILDETADRYTKSTGTGEGKVFGVCLNNVNAKWDPSLPNNTLSDVSLGVYSGELVAVVGATGSGKSTLLQVILKELEPLSGTLHVKGSVSFAPQEPWIFSGTIRENILFEEKMIDARYREVMKLCCLEQDLSQFAFGDNTLVGERGVKLSGGQKARVNLARAVYRDAEIYLLDDPLSAVDARVASRIFHQCIQSYLKSKCVILVTHQKQFLQDVGKVLLLENGRVAASGVHNITKRLHNSDNMCDEATQLAKCDVPNELDEDQGVAAASCYRKYFLAGHGWTITCLVFLLFVMTQLVANLFDYFLSFWANMSEDTTIVNVNIRNFLTDRNCLYISGTLLLVLITMSHFNTCVFVAYSKCASKSLHDSLFGKILGGCLSFFDNHSSGRILNRFSKDMGVADESLPVLMTEMIRIGLQVVGALVLIIVSDYTVIVATGVLLLLIYCYFRAFQPIITRTSKVDGISKFLMRV; this is encoded by the exons ATGGATAATAATTGTCCTAGAAATTGCCATCCAAAAAATAATTCGAATTTCTTATCACATTTTCTTTTCTA TTGGCAGTTGAAAATTTTGGTGAAAAGCTGGAAAGGCAAGTTTTCGGTAGAGGATGTTGTTGTGCCCATCAAAGAACACGAATCCACGCAACTCGGAGACAAATTGGAGAGTCTCTGGGAGAAAGAGGTCAAATCCAGCAAAAACCCTTCTTTGCAAAGGGTCTTGGTAAAAATGTTCGGTTTAGAGTTCGCCTTGTATGGGTTGTTGTATTTTCCTCTGGACCTAGCTGTGTG TCTTCTCCCAcctgtttttttgaaaaccatAATCAACTATTTTACACCGAATCAAACATCCACCACCAAACAGCAGGCTCTTCTTGGTGGTTTAATAATAGTGTTGTCAATTTTCCTCCGAGCTCTCATTTTTCACATAATGGTCCTGGAACTGTCTTCTTTCGGACTGAAGATACGAATTGCTTGTTGCTCTTTAGTGTATCGAAAACTGCTGAAGCTTAAGTGCGCCACAATTCAGAAAGTTTCTTTAGGTCGGATTGTCAATATGTTGTCCAACGATGCAGAGCGGCTTGACAACGGATTTACCTTCTTGCATCAGATCTGGTCCGGTCCAATCAAAATGGTTGCTGCAATAGGGTTTCTCATTTTTAGTTATGGTTACAACAGTACTGTGGGGTTGACTGCACCAGTTGTGTACCTACTGGTTCAAA TATTTATTTCCAAACAGATTTTTGCCGGAAGAATTCGAGTTGCAGGAAAAACTGACTACAGGATTCGCCTATTAAGTGATATCATCAACGGTATCAGAGTCATCAAAATGTTTGCTTGGGAAAAACCATTTTCCAAGTTGATCAATAATGCTAGACG ATTTGAAATTAAGGAGATAAAGAAAGCAATATTTTTCACCGTAACGAATTACACATTTAGCACGTATTTACAGAAGATTTCTGTTTTTCTGTGCATTGTAACAGTGATCCAATCGCATGACCCATTAACCCCGCAATATCTGTTTCCGGTGATGACGATTTTTGAAACCTTGAGGTTCAACATCTCTCTTATGAGCTGGgccgttattaaaatttctgaatgtATGGTTTCATTTCGACGAATTCAGAAACTGTTGCTTTTGGAACATTCCAAAGAGAAAATTCTTGACGAAACCGCGGACCGATATACCAAATCCACTGGAACGGGAGAAGGAAAAGTTTTTGGGGTTTGTCTCAACAACGTCAACGCCAAATGGGATCCTTCCTTACCAAACAATACCTTGAGCGATGTTAGCCTTGGAGTATATTCCGGAGAGTTAGTAGCTGTTGTAGGTGCAACTGGCAGCGGAAAATCTACTCTACTGCAAGTTATCTTGAAAGAGCTAGAACCCTTGAGTGGAACGCTTCACGTCAAAGGCTCTGTCTCGTTCGCACCTCAAGAACCCTGGATCTTCTCCGGTACCATCAGAGAAAATATCTTGTTTGAAGAGAAGATGATCGACGCAAGATACAGAGAGGTGATGAAGTTGTGTTGTTTGGAACAAGACCTGTCACAGTTTGCCTTCGGTGACAACACGTTAGTTGGAGAGAGAGGTGTGAAGCTGAGCGGGGGACAAAAAGCTCGAGTCAATTTGGCCAGAGCTGTATACAGAGACGCCGAAATATATCTCCTAGATGATCCTCTATCAGCTGTGGATGCTCGCGTTGCCAGTCGAATCTTCCACCAATGCATCCAAAGTTATCTGAAGAGCAAGTGCGTCATTCTGGTGACTCACCAAAAGCAGTTCCTTCAAGATGTCGGCAAAGTACTACTTTTGGAAAACGGAAGAGTTGCGGCGTCTGGAGTGCACAACATAACCAAAAGACTGCACAACAGCGACAATATGTGTGATGAGGCAACACAACTTGCAAAATGCGACGTACCAAATGAGCTAGACGAAGATCAAGGTGTTGCTGCTGCCAGTTGCTACAGAAAGTACTTCCTGGCGGGACACGGTTGGACAATCACTTGCCTCGTCTTCTTGCTCTTCGTGATGACTCAGCTTGTGGCGAACCTCTTCGATTACTTTTTGTCGTTTTGGGCCAACATGAGTGAAGACACCACAATTGTCAACGTGAACATACGAAACTTTTTGACCGACAGAAACTGTTTGTACATTAGTGGGACTTTACTTCTGGTGCTGATTACAATGAGTCATTTCAACACTTGTGTTTTTGTGGCGTACAGCAAGTGCGCTTCGAAAAGTCTGCACGACTCGCTCTTTGGCAAAATTCTTGGCGGTTGTTTAAGCTTCTTTGACAATCACTCGTCGGGGCGCATTCTCAACAGGTTTTCAAAGGACATGGGCGTCGCTGACGAATCTCTTCCAGTACTTATGACAGAGATGATAAGAATAGGTTTGCAAGTGGTTGGAGCGCTTGTTCTTATTATTGTCTCGGACTACACCGTGATAGTAGCGACAGGCGTGCTGTTGCTGTTGATTTACTGCTATTTCCGCGCTTTTCAACCAATCATCACCCGCACCAGCAAAGTAGATGGAATAAGTAAGTTTCTAATGCGAGTGTGA
- the LOC138128689 gene encoding ATP-binding cassette sub-family C member 4-like, producing MTQVLGVVTLVNDLTKIWVILNHYIFSVGRIVEYTDVSPEADEVTCSPPKSWPSEGNMTFSSVAMRYSADKSFVFKNLNLAIKSSEKIGIVGRTGSGKSSLISTIFRLYHFEGQIFIDGIDTKTIPLNTLRSRIAIIPQDPILFMGTLRQNLDPFHDYQDWQLWSALEDVGLKEIVSSLPSGLESENPEGGRNFSVGQRQLLCLVRAILRNAKILILDEATASVDLETDEMIQRTVRKKFKGSTVLTIAHRISTILDSDKILMMDSEDGIKFDKTEEFLRDSNRYFGKFFSGSTTLRR from the coding sequence ATGACGCAGGTGCTTGGAGTAGTAACACTTGTTAATGATCTCACGAAGATTTGGGTGATTCTTAATCATTACATATTCTCAGTGGGACGTATTGTAGAGTACACAGATGTTTCACCGGAAGCAGACGAAGTCACTTGTTCCCCTCCGAAATCGTGGCCAAGTGAAGGAAACATGACGTTTAGTTCAGTGGCAATGCGATATTCCGCCGACAAGTCATTCGTATTCAAAAACTTGAATCTGGCGATTAAATCTAGTGAGAAAATAGGAATTGTTGGTAGAACTGGCTCCGGCAAGTCTTCCCTGATCTCCACCATTTTCCGTTTGTACCATTTCGAAGGGCAAATTTTTATCGATGGTATCGACACCAAGACGATACCACTCAACACGCTTCGTTCGAGAATCGCCATCATCCCCCAAGACCCGATTTTGTTCATGGGAACGCTGCGTCAGAACCTGGATCCCTTCCACGACTACCAAGACTGGCAACTCTGGAGCGCCCTGGAAGATGTTGGACTGAAGGAGATTGTTTCAAGCTTGCCTTCGGGTCTCGAAAGTGAGAATCCGGAAGGTGGACGCAATTTTAGCGTCGGGCAAAGACAGTTGTTGTGTTTGGTACGCGCAATTTTGAGAAATGCCAAAATTCTCATTCTTGACGAAGCTACTGCCAGTGTGGATCTGGAAACTGACGAAATGATACAACGGACtgtgagaaaaaaattcaaagggTCTACAGTGTTGACGATCGCTCATCGCATAAGTACCATCTTAGATTCGGATAAAATTTTGATGATGGATTCAGAGGATGGGATTAAATTTGATAAGACTGAAGAATTTCTACGAGATTCCAATAGATACTTTGGAAAATTCTTTAGTGGTAGTACGACTCTCAGACGTTAA
- the LOC138129436 gene encoding gustatory receptor 68a-like, translating to MKAMTRRREFPLSLIKTVEYKMHELRHVVDLYNDIFGWSTFFIIAFTVFEVLNYADYAIFHSFRMTFWTNVVSNIILWSWTLIGTLVLIWMHDSVLTEAATVVALSHELRWSCEKANNLEELKLEEFANALIRDLPKFTAASFFEVNKSSILSLLWIVTNFLIVMFQFGLANNLLM from the exons ATGAAAGCGATGACTCGCCGAAGGGAATTTCCGTTGAGTCTTATCAAGACAGTGGAATACAAGATGCACGAATTGAGACACGTTGTAGATTTGTACAACGACATCTTCGGTTGGTCGACCTTTTTCATCATAGCGTTCACAGTCTTTGAAGTCTTGAACTATGCGGACTACGCCATTTTCCATAGTTTTCGGATGACTTTCTGGACCAACGTTGTGAGCAACATCATCCTCTGGAGTTGGACTCTT ATTGGAACGTTGGTTTTGATATGGATGCACGATTCGGTGTTGACAGAGGCCGCAACAGTCGTGGCCTTGAGTCATGAGTTGCGATGGTCGTGCGAAAAAGCAAACAACTTGGAAGAATTGAAGTTGGAGGAATTTGCAAATGCTTTAATTAGAGACTTGCCGAAATTCACCGCGGCCAGTTTCTTCGAAGTAAACAAATCATCGATCTTGTCTTTGTTGTGGATCGTCACCAATTTTCTAATTGTGATGTTTCAATTCGGACTTGCTAATAATTTACTAATGTAA
- the LOC138129437 gene encoding uncharacterized protein yields the protein MSSQELSLVLKIGYFIGHTPLPTKIDERTRRRRIYHIVLFALLTFALVKVFIYQRFYTNFSYIKMILALLSQLCIYSLSFYSMVVMNLSKKLSWERLLNSLNSTSHLIQSNEKSTVPLNFIVILLNLLHLLGTSMLILQYDSVLQEADNIVSLSHDLRWSFEGKVLEELKLEEFSNFLIKNLPTFTAAGMFEISRRTILKMVKTIVTFLIVVIQFGIQE from the exons ATGAGCTCCCAAGAGTTATCACTCGTTCTTAAAATTGGTTACTTCATTGGACACACACCACTTCCTACAAAAATAGACGAAAGGACACGAAGACGCAGAATCTATCACATCGTTCTCTTCGCACTTCTGACATTCGCTCTTGTCAAAGTTTTCATCTACCAGAGATTCTACACAAAtttcagttacataaaaatgaTTCTTGCCTTGTTGAGTCAATTGTGCATCTACAGTCTCAGTTTCTACTCTATGGTCGTCATGAACTTATCTAAGAAACTGTCATGGGAACGCTTACTCAACAGTTTAAACTCCACCTCGCATCTGATACAATCAAATGAAAAGTCGACAGTTCCcttgaattttattgtaattttgctGAATCTATTGCATCTG ttAGGCACCTCCATGTTGATTTTGCAATACGACTCGGTCTTACAAGAGGCTGACAACATCGTGAGTCTCAGTCACGATTTGAGGTGGTCGTTTGAGGGCAAGGTTTTGGAGGAGCTGAAATTGGaagaattttcaaattttttgatcaAAAATCTACCAACATTTACTGCAGCGGGCATGTTTGAGATCAGTAGAAgaactattttaaaaatggtaaaGACAATTGTCACTTTCCTTATTGTGGTAATACAGTTTGGTATCCAAGAATAA